A genomic stretch from Pseudomonas sp. MUP55 includes:
- the ccoO gene encoding cytochrome-c oxidase, cbb3-type subunit II — MKHEVVEKNIGLLAFFMVIAVSIGGLTQIVPLFFQDVTNKPVEGMKPRTALELEGRDVYIANGCVGCHSQMIRPFRAETERYGHYSVAGESVWDHPFLWGSKRTGPDLARVGGRYSDDWQRAHLYNARNVVPESKMPAYPFLVENKLDGKDTAKKMEVLRTLGVPYTDEDIAGAAAAVKGKTEMDALVAYLQGLGTIIKSKR, encoded by the coding sequence ATGAAGCATGAAGTAGTCGAGAAGAATATCGGCCTGCTGGCCTTCTTCATGGTCATCGCCGTGAGTATCGGCGGCCTGACCCAGATCGTTCCGCTGTTTTTCCAGGACGTGACCAACAAGCCGGTCGAAGGCATGAAACCGCGCACCGCCCTGGAGCTGGAAGGCCGTGACGTCTACATCGCCAACGGCTGCGTGGGCTGCCATTCGCAGATGATCCGCCCGTTCCGCGCCGAAACCGAACGCTATGGCCACTACTCGGTCGCCGGTGAAAGCGTCTGGGACCACCCGTTCCTGTGGGGCTCCAAGCGCACCGGCCCGGACCTGGCGCGCGTGGGCGGGCGTTACTCCGATGACTGGCAACGGGCGCACTTGTACAACGCGCGCAACGTAGTGCCTGAATCGAAAATGCCGGCGTATCCATTCCTCGTGGAAAACAAGCTCGACGGCAAGGACACCGCGAAAAAAATGGAAGTCCTGCGCACCCTGGGCGTGCCTTACACCGACGAAGACATCGCCGGTGCGGCTGCCGCAGTCAAGGGCAAGACCGAAATGGACGCACTGGTGGCCTATCTGCAGGGCCTTGGCACCATCATCAAAAGCAAACGGTGA
- a CDS encoding CcoQ/FixQ family Cbb3-type cytochrome c oxidase assembly chaperone, with the protein MDIGMIRGLGTVVVMVAFIGLALWVFSPRRKSEFDDATMLPFADDPEAIKHVEQASRSNKE; encoded by the coding sequence ATGGATATCGGGATGATTCGTGGCCTGGGTACCGTCGTGGTGATGGTGGCCTTTATCGGCCTGGCGCTGTGGGTGTTCAGCCCACGGCGCAAATCGGAATTTGACGACGCGACCATGCTGCCTTTTGCGGATGACCCCGAAGCCATCAAGCACGTCGAGCAAGCGTCTAGGAGTAACAAAGAATGA
- the ccoP gene encoding cytochrome-c oxidase, cbb3-type subunit III — protein MTTFWSLYVTVLSLGTIFALTWLLLSTRKGQRAEQTDETVGHSFDGIEEYDNPLPKWWFMLFVGTIIFALGYLVLYPGLGNWKGLLPGYNYLDNDKQTPFANGQTGWTGVHEWEKEMARSEAKFGPIFAKFASMPIEEVAKDPQALKMGGRLFASNCSVCHGSDAKGAYGFPNLTDADWRWGGDPATIKQTIMQGRHAVMPGWAEVIGEQGVADVAAFVVTNLDGRKLPEGAKADVANGEKLFAANCVACHGPQGKGTPAMGAPDLTHPGAFIYGSSFAQLQQTIRYGRQGQMPAQEQLQGNDKVHLLAAYVYSLSQKQD, from the coding sequence ATGACTACGTTCTGGAGTCTGTACGTCACAGTCCTCAGTCTGGGTACCATCTTCGCCCTGACCTGGCTGCTGCTGTCGACCCGCAAGGGCCAGCGCGCCGAGCAGACGGACGAGACCGTCGGCCACTCGTTCGATGGCATCGAGGAATACGACAACCCGCTGCCAAAATGGTGGTTCATGCTGTTTGTCGGCACCATCATCTTCGCCCTCGGCTACCTGGTGCTCTACCCGGGCCTGGGCAACTGGAAAGGCCTGCTGCCGGGCTACAACTACCTCGACAACGACAAGCAAACCCCATTTGCCAACGGCCAGACCGGCTGGACCGGCGTACACGAATGGGAAAAGGAAATGGCCAGGTCGGAGGCCAAGTTCGGGCCGATCTTCGCCAAGTTCGCCTCGATGCCCATTGAAGAAGTGGCCAAGGACCCGCAAGCGCTGAAGATGGGCGGTCGCCTGTTCGCCTCCAACTGCTCGGTGTGCCACGGTTCCGACGCCAAAGGCGCCTACGGCTTTCCCAACCTGACCGACGCCGACTGGCGCTGGGGCGGCGACCCGGCGACCATCAAGCAAACCATCATGCAAGGCCGCCATGCGGTGATGCCAGGCTGGGCTGAAGTGATCGGCGAGCAAGGCGTGGCCGACGTCGCCGCCTTCGTGGTGACCAACCTCGACGGCCGCAAGCTGCCCGAAGGCGCCAAGGCCGACGTCGCCAACGGCGAAAAACTCTTCGCCGCCAACTGCGTGGCCTGCCACGGGCCACAGGGTAAAGGCACTCCAGCCATGGGCGCGCCGGACCTGACGCACCCGGGTGCGTTCATCTACGGCTCGAGCTTCGCCCAACTGCAGCAGACCATTCGCTATGGCCGTCAGGGCCAGATGCCGGCGCAGGAACAACTGCAGGGCAATGACAAGGTGCACTTGCTGGCGGCGTATGTTTACAGCTTGTCACAGAAGCAGGATTAA
- a CDS encoding type II toxin-antitoxin system Phd/YefM family antitoxin: MTITTISSREFNQDTSGAKKAARQGPVFITDRGKPAHVLLSIEDYQKLTGLKADIVDLLVMPEASDIDFETERAVITHRPVDLS; this comes from the coding sequence ATGACCATCACGACCATTTCCAGCCGTGAATTCAACCAAGACACAAGTGGTGCCAAAAAAGCCGCCCGCCAAGGGCCGGTTTTTATCACTGATCGCGGCAAGCCTGCCCATGTGCTGCTAAGCATTGAGGACTACCAGAAGCTCACAGGTCTGAAGGCCGACATCGTTGACCTGCTGGTAATGCCGGAAGCGTCCGATATCGACTTCGAAACCGAACGTGCCGTGATCACTCATCGACCCGTGGACCTGTCTTGA
- a CDS encoding type II toxin-antitoxin system VapC family toxin, whose product MYLLDTNVISELRKPQADANVVAWARSVSAPRMFISAITLKELETGVLRIERRDPAQGKVLRTWLKRHVMPAFDARILPVDAAVALRCAHLHVPDRANESDALIAATALVHGLTVVTRNVSDFRSSGVPLINPWDE is encoded by the coding sequence ATGTATCTACTCGACACCAACGTTATTTCCGAACTTCGCAAACCCCAGGCGGACGCGAACGTCGTCGCCTGGGCCAGAAGCGTCAGTGCACCACGCATGTTTATTTCTGCGATTACGTTGAAAGAACTGGAAACCGGCGTGTTGCGCATCGAGCGTCGGGACCCGGCGCAGGGGAAGGTGTTGCGTACCTGGCTCAAACGTCACGTGATGCCCGCTTTCGATGCGCGAATCCTGCCCGTTGACGCTGCGGTTGCGCTGCGCTGCGCCCATCTGCATGTGCCAGATAGAGCCAATGAAAGTGATGCGCTGATTGCCGCTACGGCGCTGGTTCACGGGCTTACCGTCGTCACACGCAACGTCAGCGACTTCAGATCCAGCGGCGTGCCTCTGATCAATCCATGGGACGAATGA
- the ccoG gene encoding cytochrome c oxidase accessory protein CcoG, producing the protein MSDQIPVHDVTPPAKTVDLYAAREKIYTRAFTGLFRNLRMLGGAGLFLLYFGTVWLNWGGHQAVWWNLPERKFFIFGATFWPQDFILLSGILIVAAFGLFFITVYAGRVWCGYTCPQSVWTWIFMWCEKVTEGDRNQRIKLDKAPMGANKFLRKFSKHTLWLLIGFVTGITFVGYFSPIRELVFDFFTGQADGWSYFWVGFFTLATYGNAGWLREQVCIYMCPYARFQSVMFDKDTLIVSYDPRRGELRGPRKKGADYKAQGLGDCIDCTMCVQVCPTGIDIRDGLQIECIGCAACIDACDNIMDKMEYPRGLISYTTEHNLSGQKTHKLRPRLIGYALVLLAMISLLVAAFFMRSLVGFDVSKDRVLYRENAEGRIENVYSLKIMNKDQRDHTYVLDAAGLPDLKLQGRREIKVAAGDIVSLPVELSSAPEQLPSSTNEVRFILEDADDTSVHIEAKSRFIGPQVR; encoded by the coding sequence ATGAGCGACCAGATACCGGTACACGACGTTACCCCGCCTGCCAAAACCGTCGACCTCTACGCCGCACGCGAGAAAATCTACACCCGCGCCTTCACCGGACTGTTTCGCAATCTGCGCATGCTCGGCGGTGCCGGTCTGTTCCTGCTGTACTTCGGCACGGTGTGGCTGAATTGGGGCGGTCACCAGGCAGTGTGGTGGAACCTGCCGGAGCGTAAATTCTTCATTTTTGGCGCAACCTTCTGGCCGCAGGACTTCATTCTGCTGTCGGGCATCCTCATCGTCGCGGCGTTTGGCCTGTTCTTTATCACGGTGTACGCCGGTCGCGTCTGGTGCGGCTATACCTGCCCACAAAGCGTGTGGACGTGGATTTTCATGTGGTGCGAAAAGGTCACCGAAGGCGACCGCAACCAGCGCATCAAGCTGGACAAGGCGCCGATGGGCGCCAACAAATTCCTGCGCAAGTTCAGCAAGCACACGCTGTGGCTGCTGATCGGTTTTGTCACCGGCATTACTTTCGTCGGCTACTTTTCACCGATCCGCGAACTGGTCTTCGATTTCTTTACCGGCCAAGCCGACGGCTGGTCGTATTTCTGGGTAGGCTTCTTCACCCTCGCCACCTACGGCAACGCCGGTTGGCTGCGCGAACAGGTGTGCATCTACATGTGCCCCTATGCGCGTTTCCAGAGTGTGATGTTCGACAAGGACACGCTGATCGTTTCCTACGATCCACGCCGTGGCGAATTGCGCGGCCCGCGCAAGAAGGGGGCCGACTACAAGGCCCAGGGCCTGGGCGATTGCATTGACTGCACGATGTGCGTGCAGGTGTGCCCCACCGGCATCGACATCCGCGACGGCCTGCAAATCGAGTGCATCGGCTGCGCCGCCTGCATCGACGCCTGCGATAACATCATGGACAAGATGGAGTACCCGCGCGGCCTGATCAGCTATACCACCGAGCACAACCTGTCCGGGCAAAAAACCCACAAGCTGCGCCCGCGCCTGATCGGTTACGCCCTGGTGTTGCTGGCAATGATCAGCCTGCTGGTGGCCGCGTTCTTCATGCGCTCGCTGGTGGGCTTCGATGTGAGCAAAGACCGCGTGCTGTACCGCGAAAACGCCGAAGGGCGCATCGAAAACGTCTACAGCCTGAAGATCATGAACAAGGACCAGCGCGACCACACCTACGTGCTCGACGCCGCAGGCTTGCCGGACCTCAAGCTGCAAGGCCGACGCGAAATCAAGGTGGCCGCCGGCGATATCGTCAGCCTGCCGGTGGAGTTGTCGAGTGCACCCGAACAGCTGCCGTCCAGCACCAACGAGGTGAGGTTCATCCTCGAAGACGCCGACGACACCAGCGTTCACATTGAAGCCAAGAGCCGATTCATCGGCCCCCAAGTTCGTTAA
- a CDS encoding FixH family protein: MPATTAASPWYKHLWPWIIIGILACSVTLTLSMVTIAVNHPDNLVNDNYYEAGKGINRSLDRERLAQTLQLRGKLHLDELTGEVELQLTGYSNPNTLELNLISPTQPEKDRKINLTRSDSEPGRYIGQVTDKVEGRRFVELLGVEGDKTWRLFEEEEVSHDKDLLLGDEPLQGAEDLKK; encoded by the coding sequence ATGCCCGCAACCACTGCTGCAAGCCCCTGGTACAAGCACCTCTGGCCCTGGATCATTATCGGGATCCTGGCCTGCTCGGTGACGCTGACCTTGTCCATGGTGACCATCGCGGTGAACCACCCGGACAACCTGGTCAACGACAACTATTACGAGGCCGGCAAGGGCATCAACCGCTCTCTGGACCGCGAACGTTTGGCCCAGACCCTGCAACTGCGCGGCAAGCTGCACCTGGACGAGCTGACCGGTGAAGTCGAGCTGCAGCTCACCGGCTACAGCAACCCGAACACGTTGGAGTTGAACCTGATCTCGCCGACCCAACCGGAGAAGGATCGCAAGATCAACCTGACCCGCAGCGACAGCGAACCCGGCCGCTACATCGGCCAGGTCACCGACAAGGTCGAAGGCCGCCGCTTTGTGGAATTGCTTGGCGTGGAAGGCGACAAGACCTGGCGCCTGTTCGAAGAAGAAGAGGTCAGCCACGACAAGGATCTGCTGCTGGGCGATGAGCCGTTGCAAGGCGCCGAAGACCTGAAGAAGTAA
- a CDS encoding heavy metal translocating P-type ATPase: protein MTTPCYHCALPVPSGSRFTSHILGERRELCCPGCQAVAEAIVAGGLESYYQHRSEASANPEALPVQLVDELALYDRADVQEPFVRHAGELAEATLLVEGISCAACGWLIEKHLRKLPAVAEARLNLSNHRLHVRWADGQLPLSRLLSELRHIGYAAHPYQADRAAEQLASENRLALRQLGVAGLLWFQAMMATMATWPEFNIDLSPELHVILRWVAMFLTTPIVFYSCAPFFKGALRDLRTRHLTMDVSVSLAIGGAYLAGIWTAITGVGELYFDAVGMFALFLLAGRYLERRARERTAAATAQLVNLLPASCLRLAADGQSERILLGELALGDRVLVHPGAVLPADGVILEGQSSVDESLLTGEYLPQPRHVGDAVTAGTLNVEGALTVQVRALGHDTRLSAIVRLLERAQAEKPRLAQIADRAAQWFLLGSLLAAAVIGLVWWQLDASRAFWIVLAMLVATCPCALSLATPTALTAATGTLHTLGLLLTRGHVLEGLNQIDTVIFDKTGTLTEGRLALRAIRPLGGLDSDQCLGLAAALENRSEHPIARAFGRAPLAADDVSSHPGLGLEGRVGERLLRIGQPGFVCELSASPVPASPGDAGQWLLLGDQRGVLAWFVLDDRLRSDAPALLAACKARGWRTLLLSGDSSPMVASIAAELGIDEAHGGLRPDDKLHVLQRLHKEGRKVLMLGDGVNDVPVLAAADISVAMGSATDLAKTSADAVLLSNRLDALVQAFTLARRTRRVIIENLLWAGLYNGLMLPFAALGWITPIWAAIGMSLSSLTVVLNALRLTRLPSAPAASAPSINRPLPA, encoded by the coding sequence ATGACCACCCCCTGCTACCACTGCGCCCTGCCCGTCCCCTCCGGCAGCCGGTTCACCAGCCACATCCTCGGCGAGCGCCGCGAGCTCTGCTGCCCGGGTTGCCAGGCGGTGGCCGAGGCAATCGTGGCAGGCGGGCTGGAAAGCTATTACCAGCACCGCAGCGAAGCCTCGGCCAACCCCGAGGCGCTGCCGGTGCAGCTGGTGGATGAACTGGCGCTGTACGACCGCGCCGATGTGCAAGAACCGTTTGTGCGTCACGCGGGCGAACTGGCCGAAGCCACTCTGCTGGTGGAGGGCATCAGTTGCGCGGCCTGCGGCTGGCTGATCGAGAAACACCTGCGCAAGCTGCCCGCCGTGGCCGAGGCACGGCTGAACCTGTCCAACCACCGCCTGCACGTGCGCTGGGCCGACGGCCAGTTGCCGTTGAGTCGGCTGCTCAGTGAACTGCGCCATATCGGCTATGCCGCCCACCCCTATCAAGCCGACCGTGCCGCCGAGCAACTGGCCAGCGAGAATCGCCTGGCCCTGCGCCAGCTGGGCGTTGCCGGGCTGCTGTGGTTCCAGGCCATGATGGCAACCATGGCCACCTGGCCTGAATTCAATATCGACCTCAGCCCCGAGTTGCATGTGATCCTGCGTTGGGTCGCGATGTTTCTTACAACCCCCATCGTGTTCTACAGCTGTGCGCCGTTTTTCAAAGGGGCGTTGCGCGACCTGCGCACGCGCCACCTGACCATGGACGTATCGGTGTCCCTGGCCATTGGCGGGGCTTATCTAGCGGGAATCTGGACCGCGATCACCGGCGTTGGCGAGCTGTACTTCGATGCCGTCGGCATGTTCGCGCTGTTCCTGCTGGCCGGGCGCTACCTGGAGCGGCGTGCCCGCGAGCGCACCGCTGCCGCAACTGCGCAGCTGGTCAACCTGCTGCCCGCTTCGTGCCTGCGCCTGGCAGCGGACGGGCAGAGCGAACGCATCCTGCTCGGCGAGTTGGCCCTGGGTGATCGGGTGCTGGTGCATCCTGGCGCGGTGCTGCCAGCGGATGGCGTGATTCTCGAAGGTCAGTCCAGCGTCGACGAGTCCCTGCTCACCGGCGAATACCTGCCGCAGCCCCGGCATGTCGGCGATGCCGTCACCGCCGGCACGCTCAACGTCGAAGGTGCGCTGACCGTCCAGGTGCGCGCCCTCGGTCACGACACGCGCCTGTCCGCCATCGTGCGCCTGCTGGAGCGTGCCCAGGCGGAGAAACCGCGCCTGGCGCAAATCGCCGACCGCGCCGCGCAGTGGTTTCTGCTGGGCTCCCTGCTGGCGGCTGCGGTGATCGGCCTGGTGTGGTGGCAGCTCGATGCATCGAGGGCGTTCTGGATTGTATTGGCAATGCTGGTAGCGACCTGCCCGTGCGCCCTGTCCCTGGCGACCCCCACCGCCCTCACCGCCGCCACCGGCACCTTGCACACCCTTGGCCTGCTGCTGACCCGCGGCCATGTGCTCGAAGGCCTGAACCAGATCGACACGGTGATCTTCGACAAGACCGGCACGCTCACCGAAGGGCGCCTGGCGTTGCGCGCCATCCGGCCCTTGGGCGGACTGGACAGCGATCAGTGCCTGGGCCTCGCCGCGGCGCTGGAAAACCGCTCCGAACATCCGATTGCCCGCGCCTTCGGGCGTGCGCCCCTGGCTGCCGATGACGTGTCGAGCCACCCCGGTCTGGGCCTGGAAGGGCGTGTGGGCGAGCGCCTGCTGCGCATCGGCCAACCCGGTTTTGTCTGTGAACTGAGCGCCAGCCCGGTCCCGGCATCCCCGGGCGACGCCGGGCAATGGCTGCTGCTGGGCGACCAGCGCGGCGTGCTCGCCTGGTTCGTGCTCGACGACCGCCTGCGCAGCGATGCGCCCGCCCTGCTCGCCGCCTGCAAGGCGCGCGGCTGGCGCACGCTGCTGCTGTCGGGAGACAGCTCGCCGATGGTCGCCAGCATCGCTGCCGAGCTGGGCATTGATGAAGCCCACGGCGGCCTGCGTCCCGACGACAAACTGCACGTACTGCAACGCCTGCACAAAGAGGGCCGCAAGGTGCTGATGCTCGGTGACGGTGTCAACGATGTGCCGGTACTGGCCGCCGCCGATATCAGCGTGGCCATGGGCTCGGCCACGGACCTGGCTAAAACCAGCGCCGATGCGGTGCTGCTCTCCAACCGCCTGGACGCGCTGGTGCAGGCTTTTACCTTGGCGCGCCGCACGCGGCGGGTCATCATTGAAAACCTGCTGTGGGCCGGGCTGTACAATGGCCTGATGTTGCCGTTCGCGGCCCTGGGGTGGATCACCCCGATCTGGGCGGCCATCGGCATGTCCCTCAGTTCGTTGACGGTGGTGCTCAACGCCCTGCGCCTGACTCGCCTGCCGAGTGCGCCGGCCGCCAGTGCCCCCTCGATCAATCGCCCGCTGCCGGCCTGA
- the ccoS gene encoding cbb3-type cytochrome oxidase assembly protein CcoS translates to MPALYVMIPAALLLVGVAIYIFFWAVDSGQYEDLDGPAHSVLFDDQDPNHLAAIDEANRAEPPPKEPPHA, encoded by the coding sequence ATGCCAGCTCTATACGTGATGATTCCGGCGGCGCTGCTGTTAGTGGGCGTGGCCATCTACATTTTCTTCTGGGCGGTGGACAGCGGCCAGTACGAAGACCTCGACGGCCCGGCCCACAGCGTGCTGTTCGACGATCAGGACCCCAATCACCTGGCCGCTATCGACGAAGCCAACCGCGCCGAGCCGCCGCCCAAAGAGCCGCCCCATGCTTGA
- a CDS encoding sulfite exporter TauE/SafE family protein: MLDLAPLLVSALILGLLGGGHCLGMCGGLMGALTLAIPKEQRSRRFRLLLAYNLGRIVSYSTAGLLIGLAGWAVANSPAAMFMRVLAGLLLISMGLYLAGWWSGLTRIESLGRGLWRHIQPIANRLLPVSSLPRALLLGALWGWLPCGLVYSTLLWAASQGNALDSALLMLAFGLGTWPVLLATGLAAERVTALLRKRSVRTAGGLLVVLFGIWTLPGPHQHWLMGH, encoded by the coding sequence ATGCTTGATTTGGCGCCTTTGCTGGTCTCTGCGCTGATCCTCGGCCTGCTCGGCGGTGGCCATTGCCTGGGCATGTGCGGCGGGTTGATGGGCGCGCTGACCCTGGCGATTCCCAAGGAACAGCGCAGCCGCCGTTTTCGCCTGCTGCTGGCGTACAACCTGGGGCGCATCGTCAGTTACTCCACTGCCGGATTGCTGATCGGCCTGGCCGGGTGGGCGGTGGCCAATAGTCCGGCGGCGATGTTCATGCGGGTACTGGCCGGGTTGCTGCTGATCAGCATGGGCCTGTACCTGGCCGGCTGGTGGAGCGGCCTGACCCGTATCGAAAGCCTCGGGCGCGGCCTGTGGCGGCACATCCAGCCGATTGCCAACCGCTTGCTGCCGGTCTCAAGCCTGCCCCGCGCTTTATTGCTGGGCGCGCTGTGGGGCTGGTTGCCGTGCGGCTTGGTCTACAGCACGCTGCTGTGGGCCGCAAGCCAGGGCAATGCGCTGGACAGCGCACTGCTGATGCTGGCGTTCGGCCTGGGCACCTGGCCGGTGCTGCTGGCGACCGGGCTGGCCGCCGAACGCGTCACCGCGCTATTGCGCAAGCGCAGCGTGCGCACCGCCGGTGGATTGCTGGTGGTGCTGTTCGGCATCTGGACCTTGCCGGGTCCGCACCAGCACTGGCTGATGGGGCATTAA
- the hemN gene encoding oxygen-independent coproporphyrinogen III oxidase, producing MLDAIRWDTDLIHRYDLAGPRYTSYPTAVQFDSQVGTFDLLHALRDSRKATRPLSLYVHVPFCANICYYCACNKVVTKDRGRAQAYLQRLMQEIQQVACHLDPKQPVEQLHFGGGTPTFLSHDELRQVMTHLRQHFNVLDDDSGDYGIEIDPREADWATMGLLRELGFNRVSIGVQDLDPEVQRAVNRLQSLEETRAVIDAARTLQFRSINIDLIYGLPKQSPLNFARTVEEVISLQPDRLSVFNYAHLPERFMPQRRIHTDDLPSPTEKLLMLQTTIEQLTQAGYRYIGMDHFALPDDELAIAQEEGTLQRNFQGYTTHGHCDLIGLGVSAISQIGDLYCQNSSDLNQYQNALAGAQLATSRGLICTTDDRLRREVIQQLICNFSLGFEAIERGFNIDFRGYFDELWPQLQTMAADGLIELDAQGIRVLPAGRLLVRSVCMVFDAYLEHQNRQRFSRVI from the coding sequence ATGCTCGACGCCATTCGTTGGGACACAGATCTGATTCACCGCTACGACTTGGCGGGGCCGCGCTATACGTCCTACCCCACCGCCGTACAATTCGACAGCCAGGTCGGCACCTTTGACCTGCTACACGCGCTGCGTGACAGTCGCAAAGCCACACGGCCATTGTCGCTGTACGTGCACGTGCCGTTCTGCGCCAACATCTGCTACTACTGCGCCTGCAACAAGGTGGTCACCAAAGACCGAGGTCGCGCCCAGGCTTACCTGCAACGCCTGATGCAGGAAATCCAGCAGGTGGCCTGCCACCTCGACCCCAAACAACCGGTGGAGCAACTGCATTTCGGCGGTGGCACGCCGACCTTTCTCAGCCACGACGAATTGCGCCAGGTGATGACGCACCTGCGCCAGCACTTCAATGTGCTGGACGACGATTCGGGCGACTACGGCATCGAAATCGACCCTCGCGAAGCGGACTGGGCGACCATGGGCCTGCTGCGCGAACTGGGCTTCAACCGCGTGAGCATTGGTGTGCAGGACCTCGACCCCGAGGTACAACGGGCGGTCAACCGTTTGCAAAGCCTGGAAGAAACCCGCGCGGTGATCGACGCGGCGCGCACCCTGCAATTTCGCTCGATCAATATCGACCTGATCTACGGCCTGCCCAAGCAGTCGCCACTCAATTTTGCGCGCACCGTGGAGGAAGTGATCAGCCTGCAACCGGACCGCCTGTCGGTGTTCAACTACGCCCATCTGCCGGAACGTTTCATGCCCCAGCGGCGCATCCATACCGACGACCTGCCCTCGCCCACAGAAAAACTGCTGATGCTGCAAACCACCATCGAGCAGTTGACCCAAGCGGGTTATCGCTACATCGGCATGGACCATTTCGCGCTGCCGGACGACGAACTGGCCATCGCCCAGGAAGAAGGCACCCTGCAACGCAACTTTCAGGGCTACACCACCCATGGGCATTGCGATTTGATTGGCTTGGGGGTTTCAGCGATCAGCCAGATCGGCGACCTGTACTGTCAGAACAGCAGCGACCTCAACCAGTACCAGAACGCCTTGGCCGGCGCGCAACTGGCCACCAGTCGCGGCCTGATCTGTACCACCGACGACCGCTTGCGGCGGGAAGTGATCCAGCAGTTGATCTGCAATTTCAGCCTGGGATTCGAGGCCATCGAGCGGGGGTTCAACATCGATTTTCGCGGCTATTTCGACGAGCTGTGGCCGCAATTGCAAACGATGGCCGCCGACGGTTTGATCGAGCTGGACGCCCAGGGCATCCGCGTGCTGCCGGCCGGGCGCCTGCTGGTGCGCTCGGTGTGCATGGTGTTCGATGCGTACCTTGAGCACCAGAACCGGCAGCGGTTCTCGCGGGTGATCTGA
- the fnr gene encoding fumarate/nitrate reduction transcriptional regulator Fnr, whose amino-acid sequence MSEPVKLRAHSQAHCKDCSLAPLCLPLSLNLEDMDALDDIVKRGRPLKKGEFLFRQGDKFDSVYAVRSGALKTFSLSDGGEEQITGFHLPSELVGLSGMDTEIHPVSAQALETTSVCEIPFERLDELALQLPQLRRQLMRVMSREIRDDQQMMLLLSKKTADERIATFLVNLSARFRARGFSANQFRLSMSRNEIGNYLGLAVETVSRVFTRFQQNALIAAEGKEVHILDPIQLCALAGGSLEV is encoded by the coding sequence ATGTCCGAGCCAGTTAAACTGCGCGCTCACAGCCAGGCCCATTGCAAGGATTGCAGCCTGGCACCCCTGTGCCTGCCACTTTCGCTGAATTTGGAAGACATGGATGCGCTGGACGACATCGTTAAACGCGGCCGCCCACTGAAAAAAGGCGAGTTTCTGTTTCGCCAGGGCGACAAGTTCGATTCCGTTTATGCCGTGCGTTCAGGGGCGCTGAAGACCTTCAGCCTCAGCGACGGCGGCGAAGAGCAAATCACCGGTTTCCACTTGCCCAGCGAACTGGTCGGGCTGTCCGGCATGGACACCGAGATTCACCCTGTGTCGGCTCAGGCGCTGGAGACCACCTCGGTGTGCGAAATCCCCTTCGAGCGCCTGGACGAATTGGCCTTGCAGCTGCCGCAACTGCGCCGTCAATTGATGCGCGTCATGAGCCGCGAGATCCGTGACGATCAACAGATGATGCTGCTGTTGTCGAAAAAAACCGCCGACGAGCGCATCGCGACCTTCCTGGTCAACCTGTCGGCACGTTTCCGCGCCCGTGGGTTTTCGGCCAACCAGTTCCGCCTGAGCATGTCGCGCAATGAAATCGGCAATTACCTGGGCCTCGCGGTAGAAACCGTGTCCCGCGTGTTTACCCGCTTCCAGCAGAACGCGCTGATTGCCGCCGAGGGCAAGGAAGTGCACATCCTCGACCCCATCCAGCTCTGCGCCCTGGCCGGCGGTTCCCTGGAAGTCTGA
- a CDS encoding adenine phosphoribosyltransferase has protein sequence MTFDSFDIKSLIRPVIDFPKPGVIFRDITPLFQSPRALRLVADSFAQRYVEADFTHIGAMDARGFLIGSIIAYQLNKPLILFRKQGKLPADVLAEGYQTEYGEAFLEVHADSLCEGDSVLMFDDLIATGGTLIAAANLVRRMGAKIFEAAAIIDLPELGGSQRLEDMGIPTFCLTQFALTER, from the coding sequence ATGACTTTCGATTCGTTCGACATCAAATCCCTGATCCGCCCTGTCATCGATTTCCCCAAGCCTGGGGTGATCTTCCGTGACATCACGCCGTTGTTCCAATCGCCCCGCGCCCTGCGCCTGGTAGCCGACAGCTTTGCCCAGCGCTATGTCGAAGCCGATTTCACCCACATAGGCGCAATGGACGCCCGTGGCTTCCTGATCGGCTCGATCATCGCCTATCAGCTCAACAAGCCCCTGATCCTGTTTCGCAAGCAAGGCAAGCTGCCGGCTGACGTGCTGGCCGAGGGTTACCAGACCGAATATGGCGAAGCCTTCCTTGAAGTCCACGCCGACAGCCTGTGCGAAGGCGACTCGGTGCTGATGTTCGATGACTTGATCGCCACCGGCGGCACCCTGATCGCCGCGGCGAACCTGGTGCGACGCATGGGCGCGAAGATCTTTGAAGCGGCGGCGATTATCGATTTGCCGGAGCTGGGTGGGTCGCAGCGGTTGGAGGATATGGGCATACCGACTTTCTGCCTGACCCAGTTTGCGCTGACCGAGCGATAA